The following proteins are encoded in a genomic region of Pelodictyon phaeoclathratiforme BU-1:
- a CDS encoding DUF5615 family PIN-like protein, producing MLCTPSTWRGNQTPDSDIILIADRDGRIVVTKDDFVQSFLLRNTPQRLMLVASGNIGNAELERLISAALPAIIEAFEAAHYIEIGRNSVIVHE from the coding sequence CTTTGCACACCCTCGACCTGGAGGGGCAATCAAACACCCGATTCAGATATTATCCTTATTGCCGACAGGGATGGTCGAATTGTTGTGACAAAGGATGACTTTGTTCAGTCATTTCTGTTGCGAAATACTCCTCAACGGCTGATGCTCGTTGCTTCTGGCAATATTGGCAATGCCGAACTTGAGCGGTTAATTAGTGCTGCATTACCTGCGATAATAGAGGCTTTCGAAGCAGCCCATTACATAGAAATCGGAAGAAATTCGGTGATTGTTCATGAGTAA